The genomic interval CCGCACCGAGCGCACTCGCGTCGGTCGCGGTATCGGCTCGGGCCTCGGCAAGACCGCCGGCCGCGGCCACAAGGGTTCGTTCGCACGTTCGGGCAAGGGCAAGATCAAGGCCGGCTTCGAAGGCGGCCAGATGCCGCTGCGCAAGCGTTTGCCGAAGGTCGGCTTCCGTTCGCGCCTGAAGAACGACACCGCCGAGGTCTTCCTGTACCAGCTCGAGAAGCTCGAAGGCACGGTCGATTTCGCCGCGCTGCGCGCCGCCAAGCTGGTGCCGGCGACCGCCAAGCGCGCCAAGATCGTCAAGAACGGCGAGATCGGCAAGGCGCTGACCTTCAAGGGCCTGCTGGCCACCGCTGGCGCCCGTGCGGCGATCGAAGCGGCCGGCGGCAAGGTCGAGGAGTAATCGCCGATGTCGCGGAGCGGCAGCGCAATGGGTGGGGTTGGCGCCGGGCTCGGTAAGTTCACCGAGCTCCGCCAGCGCCTGCTGTTCGTGCTCGGGGCCCTGATCGTCTATCGCATCGGGTGCTTCATCCCGGTCCCGGGCGTCAATCCCGAGGCCATGCTGCAGCTGATGGAGCAGCAGGAAGGCACGATCGTGGACATGTTCAACATGTTCTCCGGTGGTGCGCTGTCGCGCTTCAGCCTGTTCGCGCTGAACGTGATCCCGTACATCTCCGCGTCCATTGTCATGCAGTTGCTGGTGCAGGTGGTGCCGAGCCTGAAGGCCATCCAGAAGGAAGGCGAGTCGGGCCGGCGCCGCATCACCCAGTGGTCGCGCATCGGTGCGATCCCGCTGGCGATCTTCCAGTCGGCGGGTATCGCGGTGGCGTTGCAGAGCTCGGGCGCCAACAACGGCATCCCGGTCGTCTATTCGCCGGGCATGGGCTTCGTGCTGACCGCGATCGTCGCGCTCACCGCCGGCACCATGTTCCTGGTCTGGCTGGGCGAGCAGGTCACCGAGCGCGGTATCGGCAACGGCGTGTCGCTGATCATCTTCGCGGGCATCGTCGCCGGCCTGCCAGGCGCGGTGTTCGGCACGATCGAGTCGCTGCGCAATGGCGACATGAGCCCGATCGCGGCGATCCTGCTGGTGGCGGTGGTGCTGGCGGCGACGTTCTTCGTGGTGTTCGTCGAGCGTGGCCAGCGTCGGATCACGGTCAACTACGCGCGCCGCCAGGGCGGTCGCAACGCGTACATGAACCAGACTTCGTTCCTGCCGCTGAAGCTGAACATGGCGGGTGTGATCCCGGCAATTTTCGCCTCGTCGATCATCATGTTCCCGGCGACGGTCTCGACCTGGTTCGGTGAGGCCGGATCGGCGACCTGGCTGCAGCGCCTGGCGCAGGCGATGTCGCCTGGCGAGCCGCTGTACGTGCTGCTGTTCGGTGGTCTGATCGCTGGTTTCGCGTTCTTCTACACCGCCCTGGTGTTCAACTCGCAGGAAACCGCCGACAACCTGAAGAAGTCCGGCGCGCTGATTCCGGGCATCCGCCCGGGCAAGGCGACCGCGGACTACATCGATGGCGTGCTGACCCGTCTGACCGCGGTTGGCGCCGCCTATCTGGTGCTGGTCTGTCTGCTGCCGGAGTTCATGCGCGCCGAGTTCGGCAGCTCCTTCCACTTCGGCGGCACGTCGCTGCTGATCGTGGTGGTGGTGGTGATGGACTTCATCGCCCAGGTCCAGTCGCATCTGATGTCGCACCAGTACGAGAGCCTGCTCAAGAAGGCCAATCTCAAGGGCGGCTCGCGCCCCCGCTGAGGTCCCGCGTTTCGGCGCCGCCCCTCAGGTCGGGGCGGCGTGTGGTTCCGGCCTGCGCCGACGGCGTGCGCTGGGCGCCGCTTGGTGGTATGCTGTTCTGCTGCCGCCGGTCGCTTCGTGCGCCGGCACAGAATTCTTCGCGGTCCGGGACTCTCCCCGGTATCGCACGTCTCGCCCGGCAGGGCGGGGCACGGGCTCCGGACACACGCGCCGGAACCCAGGATGGGCGACTCGCGCGGCGGTCTCGGGCGCGGGTGGTGCAGGGTGATCCGCACGCCAGAGTAGCGCGCGGGGCATCCGGGGAGTCGTCCCCGGTTGCCGCCCCGGTACCGTCGCCGGAGCATGGGCACACTCCCCATG from Luteimonas sp. S4-F44 carries:
- the rplO gene encoding 50S ribosomal protein L15, giving the protein MKLNTLKPAPGARTERTRVGRGIGSGLGKTAGRGHKGSFARSGKGKIKAGFEGGQMPLRKRLPKVGFRSRLKNDTAEVFLYQLEKLEGTVDFAALRAAKLVPATAKRAKIVKNGEIGKALTFKGLLATAGARAAIEAAGGKVEE
- the secY gene encoding preprotein translocase subunit SecY, translating into MSRSGSAMGGVGAGLGKFTELRQRLLFVLGALIVYRIGCFIPVPGVNPEAMLQLMEQQEGTIVDMFNMFSGGALSRFSLFALNVIPYISASIVMQLLVQVVPSLKAIQKEGESGRRRITQWSRIGAIPLAIFQSAGIAVALQSSGANNGIPVVYSPGMGFVLTAIVALTAGTMFLVWLGEQVTERGIGNGVSLIIFAGIVAGLPGAVFGTIESLRNGDMSPIAAILLVAVVLAATFFVVFVERGQRRITVNYARRQGGRNAYMNQTSFLPLKLNMAGVIPAIFASSIIMFPATVSTWFGEAGSATWLQRLAQAMSPGEPLYVLLFGGLIAGFAFFYTALVFNSQETADNLKKSGALIPGIRPGKATADYIDGVLTRLTAVGAAYLVLVCLLPEFMRAEFGSSFHFGGTSLLIVVVVVMDFIAQVQSHLMSHQYESLLKKANLKGGSRPR